From Rhodoferax sp. AJA081-3, the proteins below share one genomic window:
- a CDS encoding CBS domain-containing protein has translation MRPILDLLKKRAPVNWSLSPQDTVFDALQSLANHNVGALMVLDNGKLVGVFSERDYTRKIALAGKSSKDTKVKDIMTANVISVAPTVRTRDCLALMGQKKIRHLPVVDGDKVLGMISIRDIMDDIIADHELTINQLQHYISS, from the coding sequence ATGCGACCCATACTCGACTTGTTGAAAAAACGCGCCCCCGTCAACTGGAGCCTGAGCCCCCAGGACACCGTGTTTGACGCCCTGCAATCCCTGGCCAACCACAACGTTGGCGCGCTGATGGTGCTGGACAATGGCAAGCTGGTGGGTGTGTTCTCTGAGCGGGACTACACCCGCAAGATTGCACTGGCTGGCAAGTCATCCAAAGACACGAAAGTCAAGGACATCATGACGGCCAATGTGATCTCGGTTGCCCCCACCGTGCGCACCCGTGATTGCCTGGCCCTGATGGGCCAGAAGAAAATCCGCCACTTGCCAGTGGTCGATGGCGACAAGGTGCTGGGCATGATCTCCATCCGCGACATCATGGACGACATCATTGCCGACCATGAGCTGACGATCAACCAACTGCAGCATTACATCTCTAGCTAA
- a CDS encoding RNA pseudouridine synthase yields MRTRPPAAAQQPDQPPKPQQADTGDRLAKRVAAMVPCSRSEAEQYIEGGWVSVNGQVVEEPQARIQNQTVTIDPNASLLELNSITIVMHKPADWIDGTEESLAKLNRNARRAPFDDARTLLVAAKHIAKDPSGIRMLQRHFKALSAVVPLENAASGLIVFTQDWRVERKLTDDMGSMEHEVIVDVAGEVTPQALHLLNRTLDSDESLPQAKVSINSNTPERSKLRFAIKGAHRGLIAFLCERAKLEILDMRRIRLGRVALADLPVGQWRYLAPHEKF; encoded by the coding sequence CTGCGCACCAGGCCACCGGCGGCTGCACAACAGCCTGACCAACCACCCAAGCCACAGCAAGCCGACACGGGCGACCGCCTGGCCAAGCGCGTGGCGGCCATGGTGCCCTGCTCGCGCAGCGAGGCCGAGCAGTACATCGAAGGCGGCTGGGTCAGCGTCAACGGTCAGGTCGTGGAGGAGCCGCAGGCCCGCATCCAGAACCAGACCGTCACCATCGACCCCAACGCCAGCCTGCTGGAACTCAACAGCATCACCATCGTGATGCACAAACCGGCCGACTGGATAGACGGCACCGAGGAATCCCTGGCCAAACTCAATCGCAATGCACGCCGCGCACCGTTTGACGATGCCCGCACGCTGCTGGTGGCGGCCAAACACATTGCCAAGGACCCATCGGGCATACGCATGCTGCAGCGGCACTTCAAAGCCCTGAGCGCGGTGGTGCCGCTGGAGAACGCAGCCAGCGGGCTGATCGTGTTCACCCAGGACTGGCGCGTGGAGCGCAAGCTGACCGACGACATGGGCTCCATGGAACACGAGGTGATTGTGGATGTGGCGGGTGAGGTGACCCCGCAGGCCCTGCACCTGCTGAACCGCACGCTGGACTCCGACGAGAGCCTGCCGCAGGCCAAGGTCAGCATCAACAGCAACACACCCGAACGCAGCAAGCTGCGTTTTGCAATCAAGGGCGCGCACCGCGGCCTGATCGCCTTCCTGTGCGAGCGTGCAAAACTGGAAATTCTGGATATGCGCCGCATCCGGCTGGGCCGCGTGGCGCTGGCCGATTTGCCGGTGGGGCAGTGGCGCTATCTGGCGCCCCATGAGAAATTCTAG
- a CDS encoding ABC transporter substrate-binding protein, with translation MNILLTRIGDPSGPGIVLALALAHALRGLAITAMLLGGAAVPAQMPREVSIATFTHAEPLVRPMERVVVKAYERLGIKATVVRIPIARSLVDADAGQYDAELGRTALSEKEVQNLVRLEEPVGEIRYTPFVMRGTSVSFKDWDALRLSGLHIGARHGTRVPEVKLGPALRERPNSTQALFKMLVAKHVDVAVGTSSTMRATLAKMQDDGVPGVTDVVELAALDVQPMYHYLHKRHAALVKPLNAAFKKMQQDGSLQKIWDAAAKEEL, from the coding sequence ATGAACATCTTGCTAACCCGCATTGGTGACCCATCCGGTCCTGGTATTGTCCTGGCCCTGGCCCTGGCCCATGCCTTGCGCGGCCTCGCCATTACCGCCATGCTGTTGGGCGGGGCGGCGGTACCGGCGCAGATGCCGCGCGAGGTCAGCATCGCGACCTTTACCCATGCCGAGCCACTGGTGCGTCCGATGGAGCGGGTGGTGGTCAAGGCCTATGAGCGCCTGGGCATCAAGGCCACGGTGGTACGCATCCCGATTGCCCGTTCGCTGGTAGATGCCGATGCGGGCCAATACGATGCCGAGCTGGGGCGCACCGCACTCAGCGAAAAAGAAGTCCAGAACCTGGTGCGCCTGGAGGAGCCCGTTGGCGAGATCCGCTACACGCCATTTGTCATGCGGGGTACGTCGGTGTCCTTCAAGGACTGGGATGCGCTGCGGCTATCGGGCTTGCACATTGGCGCGCGGCATGGCACACGGGTGCCTGAAGTGAAGCTGGGTCCGGCCCTGCGCGAGCGGCCGAACTCTACCCAGGCCCTGTTCAAAATGCTGGTCGCCAAACACGTGGATGTGGCGGTGGGGACATCTTCCACCATGCGCGCTACCTTGGCCAAAATGCAGGACGACGGGGTACCCGGTGTAACCGACGTTGTGGAGTTGGCCGCGCTCGATGTGCAGCCCATGTACCACTACCTGCACAAGCGCCATGCGGCCCTGGTCAAACCCCTGAATGCAGCGTTCAAAAAAATGCAGCAAGACGGCAGCCTCCAGAAAATATGGGACGCGGCTGCGAAAGAAGAGTTGTGA
- a CDS encoding YlcI/YnfO family protein — translation MSQVALRLPDSLHQYAKQLAARDDASLNQFIVTAVAEKISALNTEAFFQERAERSSQKRAATALAKVRKVPPVDGDAR, via the coding sequence ATGAGCCAAGTTGCACTGCGTTTACCCGATTCGCTGCACCAATACGCCAAACAGCTGGCGGCGCGCGACGATGCATCACTCAACCAGTTCATCGTGACCGCCGTGGCCGAGAAAATTTCTGCGCTCAACACCGAGGCATTTTTCCAGGAGCGTGCAGAGCGCAGCAGCCAGAAGCGGGCCGCGACCGCGCTGGCAAAGGTTCGCAAAGTGCCGCCGGTGGATGGAGATGCGCGCTAG
- a CDS encoding putative toxin-antitoxin system toxin component, PIN family has protein sequence MDDTIGNIMKIRALLDTNILVAGLSSQLVASFVLVQHALAGRFEMLASPALWLEYEAVLKRADIQAFHQLSDADVDDILNALAGVVVPVKSHYLWRPQLRDPNDEMVLEAAVNGQASCLVTLNKRDFTPAASRWGLKLMAPGLFLQFLEKTP, from the coding sequence ATGGATGATACTATCGGCAATATCATGAAGATCCGCGCCCTGCTTGACACCAACATACTGGTGGCCGGTCTGTCCAGCCAATTGGTTGCCTCCTTTGTGTTGGTCCAACATGCCTTGGCGGGACGCTTTGAGATGCTCGCATCACCCGCGCTTTGGCTGGAGTATGAAGCGGTACTCAAGCGGGCCGACATACAGGCGTTTCACCAACTGTCTGACGCGGATGTGGACGACATCCTCAACGCATTGGCTGGTGTTGTTGTTCCGGTGAAGTCACACTACCTGTGGCGCCCCCAACTGCGCGACCCGAATGATGAAATGGTGCTGGAGGCAGCCGTCAACGGACAGGCATCTTGCCTGGTGACGCTCAACAAGCGCGATTTCACACCGGCGGCCAGCCGCTGGGGCCTGAAACTGATGGCCCCAGGCTTGTTTTTACAATTTTTGGAGAAGACACCATGA
- the dapF gene encoding diaminopimelate epimerase: MRIPFTKMQGAGNDFVVLDETRGRLGLTKAHYRFLGDRHFGVGADQILTVRPSPGPGIDFEYVIHNADGAEVEQCGNGARCFARFVHDRGLTNKDVIRVQTQKGVIEPRLTADGRVTVNMGAPVFDLDQIPFDASGLAFQPQGHWGNWPLAPENTGQHATFLLAPVSMGNPHAVLLVDDVDSHPVRVQGPQVQASPRFPQGVNVGFLQVVDRRHVRLRVYERGVGETLACGSGACAAVVAGIRLGLLDADTPVQVQTRGGLLSIAWAGDTAPVLMTGPATTVFQAEIEIPDNL, translated from the coding sequence ATGCGCATTCCGTTCACCAAAATGCAGGGCGCCGGCAACGATTTTGTCGTGCTGGACGAAACCCGCGGCCGCCTGGGTCTCACCAAGGCCCATTACCGCTTCTTGGGCGATCGCCACTTTGGCGTGGGCGCCGACCAGATCCTGACCGTGCGACCATCGCCCGGGCCGGGCATTGACTTCGAGTACGTGATCCACAACGCCGACGGCGCCGAGGTGGAGCAGTGTGGCAACGGCGCGCGCTGTTTTGCCCGCTTTGTGCATGACCGCGGGCTGACGAACAAAGATGTGATCCGCGTGCAGACGCAAAAGGGTGTCATCGAACCCCGCCTCACCGCGGATGGCCGTGTCACCGTCAACATGGGTGCGCCGGTGTTTGACCTGGACCAGATCCCGTTTGATGCCAGCGGCCTTGCCTTCCAGCCACAAGGCCATTGGGGAAATTGGCCTCTAGCCCCCGAGAATACTGGTCAACACGCTACGTTTTTGCTAGCACCTGTCTCCATGGGCAACCCCCACGCCGTGCTGCTGGTCGACGATGTGGACAGCCACCCCGTGCGGGTGCAGGGCCCGCAGGTGCAGGCCAGCCCACGGTTCCCCCAGGGCGTCAACGTGGGCTTCCTGCAGGTGGTAGACCGCCGCCACGTGCGCCTGCGGGTGTACGAGCGCGGCGTGGGCGAGACGCTGGCCTGCGGCTCCGGCGCCTGCGCCGCTGTGGTTGCAGGCATACGCCTGGGCCTGCTGGACGCTGACACCCCCGTGCAGGTACAAACCCGCGGCGGCCTGCTCAGCATCGCCTGGGCGGGTGATACTGCGCCGGTGCTGATGACCGGCCCTGCCACCACCGTTTTCCAGGCAGAAATCGAGATCCCAGACAACCTATGA
- a CDS encoding DUF484 family protein gives MNHNDAMNNPITEDDIAHYLSNTPDFFLRHAELLAAVQFTSPHSNRTVGLQERQAEMLREKIKALEHRIMDMIRHGSENVMLSDKVLRWARSLLTTTDLHALPAAIEHDIQTQFSVPQVGMRLWGVAPEFSGLTVATEVSDDARVFASSLMEPFCGLNTGFEAVSWLQDPATVSSLALIPLRGGSAADGMQPAFGMLVLASPDAHRFHSGMGTDFLARLGELASAALSRLK, from the coding sequence ATGAATCACAACGACGCCATGAACAACCCCATCACCGAAGACGATATCGCCCACTACCTGAGCAACACGCCCGACTTCTTCTTGCGCCATGCCGAGCTGCTGGCCGCAGTGCAGTTCACCAGCCCGCACAGCAACCGCACGGTGGGCCTGCAGGAGCGCCAGGCCGAGATGCTGCGCGAAAAGATTAAGGCGCTGGAGCACCGCATCATGGACATGATTCGCCACGGTAGCGAAAACGTGATGCTGTCGGACAAGGTGCTGCGCTGGGCGCGCAGCCTGCTGACCACCACTGATTTGCATGCCCTGCCTGCCGCCATCGAACACGACATCCAGACCCAGTTTTCCGTGCCCCAGGTGGGCATGCGCCTGTGGGGTGTGGCGCCTGAGTTTTCTGGCCTGACAGTGGCAACCGAGGTGAGCGATGACGCCCGTGTGTTTGCCTCGTCGCTGATGGAACCGTTTTGTGGCCTGAACACCGGCTTTGAAGCGGTCAGCTGGTTGCAGGACCCTGCCACGGTCAGCTCGCTGGCGCTGATTCCGCTGCGCGGTGGCTCCGCCGCCGACGGCATGCAGCCCGCCTTTGGCATGCTGGTGCTGGCCTCGCCTGACGCCCACCGCTTCCACAGCGGCATGGGCACCGACTTTTTGGCCCGCCTAGGTGAACTGGCCAGCGCTGCGCTCTCAAGACTGAAGTAA
- the xerC gene encoding tyrosine recombinase XerC, producing the protein MSLQRLVEGYLEYVRVEKRLAARTVELYALDLLKLQEYAAQVPVPLTEVRNAHIRRWVAQMHSGGRSGRGIALILSGWRGFYTWLGRQGLVASNPVQDIRAPKAPKPLPKALGVDEAVQLVNFKNDSDTVNTDGGYGPISSISTASGGLQESQLLELRDAAMVELLYSSGLRVGELIGLDAQASAAGNAQGQGWIDMDAAQAHVCGKGRKWRAVPVGRQALQALQAWLLARAAFVAAQPEATTTSAALFIGRNGTRLTAQSVWQRLRSRSLQAGLATPVHPHMLRHSFASHVLQSSGDLRAVQELLGHANISTTQVYTRLDFQHLAKAYDAAHPRAKLKGSNHKP; encoded by the coding sequence CTGTCGCTCCAACGGCTCGTCGAAGGCTATCTCGAATATGTGCGCGTCGAAAAACGCTTGGCCGCCAGAACGGTGGAGCTGTACGCGCTGGATCTGCTCAAACTCCAAGAATACGCCGCCCAAGTCCCCGTCCCACTGACCGAGGTGCGCAACGCCCACATCCGCCGCTGGGTGGCGCAGATGCACAGCGGCGGGCGCAGCGGGCGGGGTATTGCCCTCATCTTGTCAGGCTGGCGCGGCTTCTACACCTGGCTGGGCCGCCAGGGCCTGGTGGCCAGCAACCCGGTGCAGGACATACGAGCCCCCAAGGCTCCCAAACCCCTGCCCAAGGCGCTGGGTGTGGACGAGGCGGTGCAACTGGTGAACTTCAAAAATGATAGCGACACTGTCAATACCGACGGGGGCTACGGCCCCATTTCATCTATAAGTACTGCGTCAGGCGGCTTGCAGGAAAGCCAGTTGCTGGAGCTGCGCGACGCCGCCATGGTGGAGTTGTTGTACTCCAGCGGCCTGCGGGTAGGCGAGTTGATTGGCCTGGACGCACAAGCCAGCGCCGCCGGCAATGCCCAGGGCCAAGGCTGGATCGATATGGACGCGGCCCAGGCCCATGTGTGTGGCAAGGGCCGCAAGTGGCGCGCTGTGCCGGTGGGCCGCCAGGCGCTGCAGGCCTTGCAAGCCTGGTTGCTGGCGCGTGCGGCGTTTGTGGCCGCACAACCGGAGGCGACCACCACCAGTGCGGCGCTGTTTATTGGTCGTAATGGCACACGGCTCACCGCCCAGTCGGTCTGGCAGCGCCTGCGCAGCCGCAGCCTGCAGGCGGGGCTGGCCACGCCGGTGCACCCGCACATGCTGCGCCACTCGTTTGCCAGCCATGTGTTGCAGTCCAGCGGGGATTTGCGCGCCGTGCAGGAGCTGCTGGGCCACGCCAACATCAGCACCACCCAGGTCTATACGCGGCTGGATTTCCAGCACCTGGCCAAGGCCTATGACGCGGCCCACCCGCGGGCCAAGCTCAAGGGCAGCAACCACAAGCCCTGA
- a CDS encoding response regulator, which translates to MNVLRRLRIGPRLGLLVLVFSVGLGGYGIWSFATLNEVKVGGPVYQRINQSQELVADVLPPPVHIIESYLVCLQITRAVDSLHQGALIDRLRQLRTEYAARHAHWSSVPLESRLAHTLLLQAHTPALRFFDVAFNQYLPAVHSHDTAGMEQALVKLTSLYGEHRVAIDAVVSQAKQRTQDDEAWAAQRIESVTRLQWAVLAAVLVLGVGLAVLIRLSVIRPLREAVAISGDIAQGRLDAIATEDLHDEAGQLHNALCSMADSLRASNHARDVSEAAARRTNTLLENLIDTANLMVVGRNRQGEVTLFNATAEQVTGYRRDEVIGQRWSTLGILESPADWQRLDPNVVTPHMVPPVQEQAIRTKDGQRRTISWRNNMNDDANFSTFALISFGLDVTEQLAAEQAIVHAKQMAEAANQAKSDFLANMSHEIRTPMNAIIGMTGLALRTDLNDKQRNYLEKVNAAGHGLLGILNDILDFSKIEAGKLNFEYHDFFLDHALEHLAALTVLKAQDKGLELLFDIAPNVPTALVGDEMRLSQVLLNLVNNAIKFTHTGEICVKVACEEPVRPGAQDVLLRFEVRDTGIGLSEEEISRLFAAFVQADSSTTRKYGGTGLGLSITKRLVGMMEGQVWVESEPGRGSRFIFTAKMGLQRNQQQASPVLADPKLRHLRVLVVDDNSASREILSDIIESLHIAVHTASNADAAIAQLVAAQQLGTPFHLVVMDWHMPGVDGVEAIRRIRANEAIAETLATVMVTAYNRDELVESAQGLRLDGILEKPVTPSGLLNTISAALSRTLHVTSAPHRPTSYTSMVAQLTGACVLLVEDNEINQELAADILTQAGLRVDVAGDGAQALAMVAQCDYDAVLMDWQMPVMDGFEATRRIRAQLRFANLPILAMTANAMTGDREKCLAVGMNDHIAKPIDVNELLNTLVRWITPHTPPADPDSLPTILLVDDSPDSIDQLRPLLSAHYHLKVAISGDKALKIVQSDTPPDLVLLEVLMPGLDGYEVCRRIKANAQSSHIPVIFVTAAVDPSNRAQGLDLGAADYITKPFETADLLARIRAQLG; encoded by the coding sequence ATGAATGTGCTGCGCCGCCTGCGTATCGGCCCGCGGCTGGGTTTGCTGGTGCTGGTCTTTTCGGTGGGCCTGGGGGGCTACGGCATCTGGTCTTTTGCCACGCTCAACGAGGTCAAGGTGGGCGGCCCTGTTTACCAGCGCATCAACCAGAGCCAGGAACTGGTGGCCGATGTATTGCCGCCGCCGGTGCACATCATCGAGTCTTACCTGGTGTGCCTGCAAATCACCCGTGCGGTTGACAGCCTGCACCAGGGCGCACTGATCGACCGCCTGCGCCAGCTGCGTACCGAATACGCGGCGCGCCACGCCCACTGGTCTTCGGTCCCACTGGAAAGCCGGTTGGCCCATACCCTGCTGCTGCAAGCCCACACACCGGCCCTGCGTTTTTTTGATGTGGCGTTCAACCAGTACCTGCCTGCCGTGCACAGCCATGACACTGCGGGCATGGAGCAGGCCCTGGTCAAACTCACCAGCCTGTACGGCGAACACCGCGTGGCCATAGACGCCGTGGTTTCCCAGGCCAAGCAGCGCACCCAGGATGACGAAGCCTGGGCGGCCCAGCGTATTGAATCGGTCACCCGCCTGCAGTGGGCCGTGCTGGCTGCGGTGCTGGTGCTGGGGGTGGGCCTGGCCGTGCTGATACGCCTGAGCGTGATACGCCCCCTGCGCGAAGCCGTGGCCATCTCCGGCGACATTGCACAGGGCAGGCTCGACGCCATTGCCACCGAGGATTTGCACGACGAGGCCGGCCAGTTGCACAACGCCCTGTGCAGCATGGCAGACAGCCTGCGCGCATCCAACCACGCGCGCGATGTTTCAGAGGCCGCCGCGCGGCGCACCAACACCCTGCTGGAGAACCTGATCGACACCGCCAACCTGATGGTGGTGGGCCGCAACCGCCAGGGCGAAGTGACCCTGTTCAACGCCACGGCCGAGCAGGTCACCGGATACCGCCGGGATGAGGTGATTGGCCAGCGCTGGTCCACACTCGGCATTCTGGAGAGCCCGGCCGACTGGCAGCGCCTGGACCCGAACGTGGTGACACCCCACATGGTCCCTCCGGTGCAAGAGCAAGCCATACGGACCAAGGACGGGCAGCGCCGCACCATCTCCTGGCGCAACAACATGAACGACGATGCCAACTTCAGCACCTTCGCGCTGATTTCGTTTGGCCTGGACGTGACCGAGCAACTGGCCGCCGAGCAGGCCATCGTGCATGCCAAACAAATGGCTGAGGCCGCCAACCAGGCCAAGAGCGACTTTCTGGCCAATATGAGCCACGAAATCCGCACACCCATGAACGCCATCATCGGCATGACCGGCCTGGCCCTGCGCACCGACCTGAACGACAAGCAGCGCAACTACCTGGAGAAGGTCAACGCCGCGGGGCACGGCCTGCTGGGCATACTCAACGACATACTGGACTTCTCCAAGATCGAGGCCGGCAAGCTCAACTTCGAATACCACGATTTCTTCCTGGACCATGCCCTGGAGCACCTGGCCGCACTCACCGTACTCAAGGCGCAAGACAAGGGCCTGGAGTTGCTGTTTGATATCGCCCCCAACGTGCCCACCGCACTGGTGGGCGACGAGATGCGGCTCAGCCAGGTCCTGCTCAACCTGGTCAACAACGCCATCAAGTTCACCCACACGGGGGAGATCTGCGTCAAGGTGGCATGTGAAGAACCAGTGCGGCCCGGCGCGCAAGATGTGCTGCTGCGTTTTGAGGTGCGCGACACCGGCATTGGCCTGAGCGAAGAAGAAATCAGCCGCCTGTTCGCGGCCTTTGTGCAGGCCGACTCGTCCACCACCCGCAAATACGGTGGTACCGGCCTGGGTCTGAGCATCACCAAGCGCCTGGTGGGCATGATGGAAGGGCAAGTCTGGGTAGAAAGTGAACCCGGCCGGGGCAGCCGCTTCATCTTCACCGCCAAAATGGGCCTGCAGCGCAACCAACAACAAGCATCCCCGGTGCTGGCAGACCCCAAACTGCGCCACCTGCGCGTGTTGGTGGTGGACGATAACAGCGCCTCGCGCGAGATACTGTCGGACATCATCGAGTCCCTGCACATCGCGGTGCACACCGCCAGCAACGCAGACGCAGCCATTGCGCAACTGGTGGCCGCCCAGCAGCTGGGCACACCCTTCCACCTGGTCGTCATGGACTGGCACATGCCCGGTGTCGACGGTGTGGAGGCCATACGCCGCATACGGGCCAACGAAGCCATCGCCGAGACACTGGCCACGGTGATGGTGACCGCCTACAACCGCGACGAGCTGGTGGAATCGGCCCAAGGGCTGCGACTGGACGGCATTCTGGAGAAGCCGGTCACACCTTCCGGCCTGCTCAACACCATCAGCGCAGCGCTCAGCCGCACACTGCACGTCACCTCCGCCCCCCACCGGCCAACCAGTTACACCAGCATGGTGGCCCAGCTCACCGGCGCCTGTGTGCTGCTGGTGGAGGACAACGAGATCAACCAGGAGCTGGCCGCGGACATCCTGACCCAGGCCGGCCTGCGGGTGGATGTGGCCGGTGACGGCGCCCAGGCCCTGGCCATGGTGGCGCAATGCGATTACGACGCCGTGCTGATGGACTGGCAGATGCCGGTGATGGACGGTTTTGAGGCCACGCGCCGCATCCGCGCGCAGCTCCGGTTTGCCAACCTGCCGATCCTGGCCATGACGGCCAATGCTATGACCGGTGACCGCGAGAAATGCCTGGCCGTGGGCATGAACGACCACATCGCCAAACCCATTGATGTCAACGAACTGCTGAACACGCTGGTACGCTGGATCACACCACACACCCCACCTGCGGACCCGGACAGCCTGCCCACCATCCTGCTGGTTGACGATTCGCCCGACAGCATCGACCAGTTGCGCCCCCTGCTCAGCGCGCATTACCACCTCAAGGTTGCCATCAGCGGCGACAAGGCGCTCAAAATCGTTCAGTCCGACACCCCGCCGGATCTGGTGCTGTTGGAAGTATTGATGCCGGGCCTGGATGGCTACGAGGTCTGCCGCCGTATCAAGGCCAATGCGCAGAGCAGCCACATTCCGGTGATTTTTGTCACGGCCGCGGTCGACCCGTCCAACCGGGCCCAGGGACTGGACCTGGGCGCGGCGGACTACATCACCAAACCCTTCGAGACTGCCGACCTGCTGGCGCGCATTCGAGCCCAGCTGGGCTGA